One Gordonia sp. SID5947 genomic region harbors:
- a CDS encoding DUF4177 domain-containing protein, producing MSEVTAWEYVTVPLLTHATKQILDQWGADGWELVSVLAGPTGEQHVAYLKRPKG from the coding sequence ATGAGTGAAGTGACCGCGTGGGAGTACGTGACCGTGCCATTGCTGACGCACGCCACCAAGCAGATCCTGGATCAGTGGGGCGCCGACGGCTGGGAGTTGGTCAGTGTGCTGGCCGGTCCGACCGGTGAGCAGCACGTCGCCTACCTGAAGCGTCCGAAGGGTTGA
- a CDS encoding RidA family protein, protein MAGTWTQRLAELGVELPPVVSPVASYVPAVRTGNLVYTAGQLPIVAGELDVAGKVHEGAEGVVSPEQANAAARQCALNALAAVDGLVGIDSVVRIVKVVGFVASAHGFTGQPGVINGASDLLGEIFGEMGVHARSAVGVAELPMGAPVEVELIVEVA, encoded by the coding sequence ATGGCAGGTACATGGACGCAGCGTCTTGCCGAGCTCGGCGTCGAACTGCCTCCGGTGGTGTCTCCGGTGGCGAGCTACGTACCGGCCGTCCGGACCGGGAACCTCGTCTACACCGCAGGTCAGCTACCGATCGTCGCAGGTGAGCTCGACGTCGCGGGCAAGGTTCACGAGGGTGCCGAGGGTGTCGTCAGTCCCGAGCAGGCCAACGCCGCCGCACGTCAGTGCGCTCTGAACGCGCTGGCCGCCGTCGACGGTCTCGTCGGCATCGACTCGGTGGTGCGCATCGTGAAGGTCGTGGGTTTTGTCGCCTCCGCGCACGGTTTCACCGGTCAGCCCGGCGTGATCAACGGCGCGTCCGACCTCCTCGGCGAGATCTTCGGCGAGATGGGTGTCCATGCGCGTTCGGCTGTCGGTGTGGCCGAGTTGCCGATGGGCGCGCCCGTCGAGGTCGAGCTCATCGTCGAGGTCGCCTGA
- a CDS encoding TSUP family transporter: protein MDVAVLIAAAAAAGWVDAVVGGGGLVLIPAMLIVFPGLAPATALGTNKLAAVCGTASAAVAYVRRLRIDVGRLVPVFVSALAFSALGAYTASRLPEAVFTPIVLGLLVVVGLFVALNPGFGSGLGVSRPRWSVILGLVLAGVVIAFYDGVMGPGTGTFLIITLTALVGTGFLESSAMAKVINTGTNLGALAVFAWQGNVMWLLGIGLAVANIAGAQIGARMAIGRGSAFVRWVLLAVVVVMVAKLGYDLVAD, encoded by the coding sequence GTGGACGTCGCCGTCCTGATCGCGGCGGCTGCCGCGGCCGGCTGGGTGGACGCCGTGGTCGGGGGCGGTGGCCTCGTCCTCATACCGGCGATGCTCATCGTGTTCCCGGGGCTGGCCCCGGCGACCGCGCTGGGCACCAACAAGCTGGCGGCGGTGTGCGGGACCGCGTCGGCGGCGGTGGCCTATGTCCGTCGGCTGCGTATCGACGTCGGTCGCCTCGTCCCCGTCTTCGTGAGTGCACTGGCGTTCTCGGCGCTCGGCGCGTACACGGCCAGTCGACTGCCGGAGGCCGTGTTCACGCCGATCGTGCTCGGCCTGCTGGTCGTGGTCGGGCTGTTCGTCGCCCTCAACCCCGGGTTCGGTTCGGGTCTCGGGGTCTCTCGGCCGCGGTGGTCGGTGATCCTCGGGCTGGTGCTCGCCGGTGTGGTGATCGCCTTCTACGACGGCGTGATGGGTCCGGGGACCGGGACCTTTCTGATCATCACCCTCACCGCGCTGGTGGGGACAGGTTTCCTGGAGAGCTCGGCAATGGCCAAGGTGATCAACACCGGCACCAATCTCGGCGCTCTGGCGGTCTTCGCGTGGCAGGGAAACGTCATGTGGCTGTTGGGAATCGGCCTCGCCGTCGCGAACATCGCGGGCGCACAGATCGGCGCACGCATGGCGATCGGCCGAGGGAGTGCGTTTGTCCGGTGGGTGCTGCTGGCAGTGGTGGTGGTGATGGTCGCCAAGCTCGGATATGACCTGGTCGCTGATTGA
- a CDS encoding flotillin family protein → MLGYHVPEPDEAMLISGKKAQLDGAPFDVVVGHGKWVMPVLRKVRFLSMALHEAQIREVCVTTQGIQLNVRAVIAHKVGSDVPSIVNAGQRFISEQEDEMNQLTGQVFSGHLRSIVGSMTVEQIIRERDTLARQVLEASKREMGSIGLVVDSFQIQSIDDMDSGYIDALAAPNIAKVQREAAVERARADQEASKAQQESLRNQADYERETAIKRAQIKAETDKADAEAAQAGPLAEARVNQEIIREQSLLANAQADLREQQLISEVVKPAEAEARRTQIIAEAQARAVEISSAAAAKHNRIALDQQLIEQLPALVGEVAKGIGASNLTVFNGAEGVNELMTGVVTQGASLLKSLQSEFAPQIVEDVDRSA, encoded by the coding sequence ATGCTCGGCTACCACGTTCCCGAACCCGATGAGGCGATGCTGATCTCGGGTAAGAAGGCCCAACTAGACGGTGCGCCGTTCGACGTCGTGGTCGGCCACGGCAAATGGGTGATGCCGGTCCTGCGCAAGGTGCGGTTCCTCTCGATGGCGTTGCATGAGGCGCAGATCCGGGAGGTCTGTGTCACCACCCAGGGCATTCAGCTCAACGTGCGTGCGGTGATCGCGCACAAGGTCGGGAGCGATGTCCCGTCGATCGTCAATGCCGGACAGCGGTTCATCTCGGAGCAGGAGGACGAGATGAATCAGCTCACCGGACAGGTGTTTTCCGGGCATCTGCGCTCGATCGTCGGGTCGATGACCGTCGAGCAGATCATCCGGGAACGCGACACGCTGGCACGGCAGGTGCTCGAGGCCTCGAAGCGGGAGATGGGTTCGATCGGTCTCGTCGTCGACTCGTTCCAGATCCAGTCCATCGACGACATGGACTCGGGTTACATCGATGCGCTCGCGGCTCCGAACATCGCGAAGGTGCAACGGGAGGCGGCGGTCGAGCGCGCACGGGCCGATCAGGAAGCGTCGAAGGCTCAGCAGGAATCGCTGCGGAACCAGGCCGACTACGAGCGTGAGACCGCCATCAAGCGGGCGCAGATCAAAGCCGAGACCGACAAGGCCGATGCCGAGGCAGCCCAGGCGGGTCCGCTGGCCGAGGCCCGGGTGAACCAGGAGATCATCCGCGAGCAGTCGCTGCTGGCGAACGCCCAGGCCGATCTACGCGAGCAGCAGCTGATCTCCGAGGTGGTGAAGCCGGCGGAGGCCGAGGCACGTCGCACCCAGATCATCGCGGAGGCACAGGCGCGGGCCGTCGAGATCAGTTCGGCGGCGGCCGCCAAGCACAACCGCATCGCGCTCGATCAGCAGCTCATCGAGCAACTGCCGGCCCTGGTCGGCGAGGTCGCCAAGGGTATCGGCGCGTCGAATCTCACCGTCTTCAACGGTGCCGAAGGCGTGAACGAACTGATGACCGGCGTCGTCACGCAGGGAGCTTCGCTGCTGAAGAGCCTCCAGAGCGAGTTCGCGCCCCAGATCGTCGAGGACGTCGATCGGTCGGCGTAG
- a CDS encoding MBL fold metallo-hydrolase, translating to MTDNGSDDTGPAPAHPAYGVVREVTPFASVLLCNNPGNMELDGTNTWILRAPGHAECVVVDPGPPNKKGHVKRIAEQPGIALVLISHRHFDHTGAIKRLRKRVDAPVRARSSKFSHGAPALADREVIEVAGVRITVLDTPGHTGDSVSFLVECDGQRALLTGDTILGSGTTVIDPSDGTLRDYLNSLNRIIVEGEDAVLLPAHGPDHPQVGPVARYYKAHREERIDQIVAALDELGVSAKDAKPMKVVRKVYADVDKKLWPAARMSVKAQLEYLRGR from the coding sequence ATGACCGACAACGGAAGTGACGACACGGGGCCGGCGCCGGCCCACCCCGCCTACGGCGTGGTTCGGGAGGTCACCCCGTTCGCGTCGGTGCTGCTGTGCAACAACCCGGGAAACATGGAGCTCGACGGCACCAACACGTGGATTCTGCGGGCACCCGGACATGCCGAGTGTGTTGTTGTCGACCCGGGCCCGCCGAACAAGAAGGGCCACGTCAAACGCATTGCCGAGCAGCCGGGTATCGCATTGGTGTTGATCTCGCACCGACATTTCGACCACACCGGGGCCATCAAGCGTCTGCGGAAACGTGTCGACGCACCGGTGCGGGCGCGGTCGTCGAAGTTCTCCCACGGGGCCCCTGCGCTGGCCGACCGGGAGGTCATCGAGGTGGCGGGGGTGCGGATCACCGTGCTCGACACACCGGGTCACACCGGCGATTCGGTGAGTTTCCTCGTCGAGTGCGACGGCCAGCGCGCCCTTCTCACCGGCGACACCATCCTCGGCAGTGGTACCACCGTCATCGATCCGTCCGACGGCACGCTGCGGGACTATCTGAACTCTCTCAACCGGATCATCGTCGAGGGAGAGGACGCCGTCTTGCTTCCCGCGCACGGCCCCGACCATCCCCAGGTTGGTCCGGTGGCGCGCTACTACAAGGCGCACCGCGAAGAACGGATCGATCAGATCGTGGCCGCGCTCGATGAGCTCGGTGTATCGGCCAAGGACGCCAAGCCGATGAAGGTGGTCCGCAAGGTCTACGCCGACGTCGACAAGAAGCTGTGGCCGGCCGCACGGATGTCGGTCAAGGCGCAGTTGGAGTATCTGCGGGGGCGGTGA
- a CDS encoding Crp/Fnr family transcriptional regulator translates to MEDVLARAGIFQGVEPSAVAALTKQLQPVDFPRGHVIFHEGEPGDRLYIILSGKVKVGRRSPDGRENLLTIMGPSDMFGELSIFDPGPRTSSATTVTEVRAVSMDRDALRAWIKDRPEIAEQLLRVLARRLRRTNNNLADLIFTDVPGRVAKQLLQLAQRFGTQEGGALRVTHDLTQEEIAQLVGASRETVNKALADFAQRGWLRLEGKSVLIADSERLARRAR, encoded by the coding sequence GTGGAGGACGTACTGGCGCGGGCTGGCATATTCCAGGGTGTCGAGCCCTCGGCCGTCGCAGCGCTGACCAAGCAGCTTCAACCGGTCGATTTCCCTCGCGGCCACGTGATCTTCCACGAGGGTGAGCCGGGCGATCGGCTCTACATCATCCTGTCGGGCAAGGTGAAGGTCGGGCGTCGCTCTCCTGATGGTCGCGAGAACCTGCTGACGATCATGGGGCCGTCGGACATGTTCGGCGAGCTGTCGATCTTCGACCCGGGGCCGCGGACGTCGTCCGCCACCACGGTCACGGAGGTCCGCGCGGTCTCGATGGACCGCGACGCCCTGCGCGCGTGGATCAAGGACCGCCCCGAGATCGCCGAGCAGCTTCTGCGCGTGCTCGCACGCCGCCTCCGCCGGACCAACAACAACCTCGCGGACCTCATCTTCACCGATGTCCCGGGACGTGTGGCCAAACAGCTCCTGCAGCTCGCGCAGCGCTTCGGCACCCAGGAGGGCGGCGCACTGCGCGTCACCCACGACCTCACGCAGGAAGAGATCGCGCAGCTCGTCGGCGCGTCCCGCGAGACGGTCAACAAGGCGCTCGCAGACTTCGCACAGCGCGGCTGGCTCCGCCTCGAGGGCAAGAGCGTGCTCATCGCCGACTCCGAGCGTCTGGCGCGTCGCGCGCGGTGA
- the nth gene encoding endonuclease III has product MNRTLKVAFPHVYCELDFTTPLELSVATILSAQCTDVRVNMVTPALFAKYPTAVSYAEADRTELEEMIRSTGFYRNKANSIIGLGQALVERFDGEVPNTLKDLVTLPGFGRKTANVVLGNAFGVPGITVDTHFARLVGRWGWTTETDPVKIERAVGELIERKEWTDLSHRVIFHGRRVCHARKPACGICVLAADCPAAGTGPMDKAEAARLVKGPETDHLLQLAGITAQ; this is encoded by the coding sequence ATGAACCGAACCCTCAAGGTCGCCTTCCCGCATGTCTACTGCGAGCTCGACTTCACCACGCCACTCGAACTGTCGGTCGCCACGATCCTGTCGGCCCAGTGCACCGACGTCCGCGTCAACATGGTCACCCCTGCGCTTTTCGCGAAATATCCGACCGCCGTGTCGTACGCGGAGGCCGACCGCACCGAGCTCGAGGAGATGATCCGCTCCACGGGCTTCTACCGGAACAAGGCGAACTCGATCATCGGACTCGGGCAGGCGCTCGTCGAGCGGTTCGACGGCGAGGTCCCGAACACGCTGAAGGACCTCGTCACGCTCCCCGGGTTCGGTCGCAAGACCGCGAACGTGGTCCTCGGGAATGCTTTCGGGGTGCCCGGCATCACCGTGGACACCCACTTCGCCCGGCTGGTCGGCCGGTGGGGATGGACCACCGAGACCGATCCGGTCAAGATCGAGCGGGCGGTCGGTGAGCTCATCGAACGCAAGGAATGGACCGACCTCTCGCATCGCGTGATCTTCCACGGCCGGCGGGTGTGTCACGCGCGCAAACCGGCGTGCGGGATCTGCGTCCTGGCCGCCGACTGTCCGGCCGCCGGCACCGGTCCGATGGACAAGGCCGAGGCCGCCCGGCTGGTCAAGGGACCCGAGACAGATCACCTGCTGCAGTTGGCGGGGATCACAGCGCAGTGA
- a CDS encoding TlpA disulfide reductase family protein, producing MNDTPSTVSPSPAEPGSPEPSRPPRRRFPASARWTLVFIVVMIALVVAIWPRGDDETASVSDPATATGPRATDAQVDEGQLAQARRDAALAPCPQTGLAMGQASVLAGVTAPCLADGKPYDVGAGTAGKPMVVNMWAVWCLPCRRELPQMADYAQRAGDQVTVLAVHAQEGARNPYLALRFLTENNVHLPVVMDTDARIAGALKAPRVFPSTILVRADGTVAKILPQVFDDPDQIAVAVREYLGVTT from the coding sequence GTGAACGACACACCGTCCACAGTGAGCCCGAGTCCTGCCGAGCCCGGCTCACCGGAACCGTCCCGTCCCCCACGCCGCCGCTTCCCGGCCTCCGCCCGATGGACGCTGGTCTTCATCGTCGTGATGATCGCATTGGTGGTGGCGATCTGGCCGCGCGGCGACGACGAGACGGCGAGCGTGTCCGACCCGGCGACCGCGACCGGCCCCAGGGCGACCGACGCGCAGGTCGACGAGGGCCAGTTGGCCCAGGCCCGACGGGACGCCGCGCTCGCGCCCTGTCCCCAGACCGGTCTTGCGATGGGCCAGGCGTCGGTGCTCGCAGGCGTGACCGCGCCATGTCTCGCGGACGGCAAGCCGTACGACGTCGGGGCGGGCACCGCCGGAAAACCGATGGTCGTCAACATGTGGGCGGTGTGGTGCCTGCCGTGTCGTCGGGAGCTACCGCAGATGGCCGACTATGCACAGCGCGCGGGAGATCAGGTGACGGTGCTGGCGGTGCACGCCCAGGAAGGTGCGCGGAACCCGTATCTGGCGTTGCGTTTCCTCACCGAGAACAATGTCCACCTGCCGGTGGTCATGGACACCGACGCCCGGATCGCCGGAGCGCTGAAGGCGCCGCGGGTCTTCCCGTCGACGATCCTGGTGCGCGCCGACGGCACGGTCGCCAAGATCCTGCCGCAGGTCTTCGACGATCCCGATCAGATCGCCGTCGCGGTCCGTGAGTACCTGGGGGTGACGACATGA
- a CDS encoding CoA pyrophosphatase: MTSDHARDGEQISPVGPLVPTGQIPPWLRTVTGNVGAVTDAVLNRGGDRTRWASMLGRDRRAAAVLVLVSGSWDAAADHPGGLPADAEILLTERAPTLRQHSGQVAFPGGAMDPGDDYPVGTALREANEETGLVAEGVHVVANLPSFPVPVSAFDVIPVLAHWQRPGDVQVMDTAETSRVARVNLRALLAPESRFQVQRNVLGARAYRGPAFMVDGLLVWGFTGGLIAAISEVSGWDVPWDKEDVRPLDEAIEAAGSPQTTGFSAVLPEAMHQAIGDPDRGESGHR, encoded by the coding sequence ATGACGTCCGACCATGCGCGTGACGGGGAGCAGATCTCACCGGTCGGACCGCTGGTGCCGACCGGACAGATCCCACCATGGCTGCGAACGGTGACCGGCAACGTCGGTGCCGTCACCGACGCGGTGCTCAATCGCGGCGGAGATCGCACTCGCTGGGCGTCGATGCTCGGCCGGGATCGCCGTGCCGCGGCAGTCCTGGTGCTGGTCTCCGGCAGCTGGGATGCCGCCGCCGACCATCCGGGCGGGCTTCCTGCCGACGCCGAGATCCTGCTCACCGAACGCGCACCGACCCTCCGGCAGCACAGCGGACAGGTCGCCTTCCCGGGCGGTGCCATGGATCCGGGTGACGACTACCCGGTGGGCACCGCATTGCGCGAGGCGAACGAGGAGACCGGTCTGGTCGCCGAGGGCGTCCACGTGGTCGCCAACCTCCCGTCGTTCCCCGTCCCGGTGTCGGCGTTCGACGTCATCCCCGTTCTGGCCCACTGGCAGCGTCCAGGCGACGTCCAGGTGATGGACACCGCAGAGACGTCGAGGGTCGCGAGGGTCAACCTGCGTGCGCTTCTCGCGCCGGAGAGTCGTTTTCAGGTGCAACGGAACGTGCTCGGGGCGCGTGCCTACCGCGGACCGGCGTTCATGGTCGACGGGCTGCTGGTGTGGGGGTTCACCGGCGGGTTGATCGCGGCCATCAGCGAGGTGTCGGGGTGGGATGTGCCATGGGACAAGGAGGATGTCCGTCCTCTGGACGAGGCGATTGAGGCCGCGGGAAGTCCCCAGACGACGGGGTTCTCGGCGGTGTTGCCGGAGGCGATGCATCAGGCGATCGGCGACCCCGATCGCGGTGAGAGTGGGCATCGGTGA
- a CDS encoding MarP family serine protease, translating to MSGSGWVDLIVVVIALLAAASGYRQGAVASALAFLGVILGAVAGILLAPHIISRFDDSTMRLLVGVVLLVALIIVGEVSGMVLGRAARSGIRSRGVRRVDSVIGSVLQVIAVLVAAWLLAIPLSSSTETQLSTAVRGSKVLGGVDVFAPQWLRDLPRDFSALLDNSGLPQVIGPFGRTPVVNVGPPDPSVVQLPVVNQTRPSVMKIEGTAPSCRQALEGSGFVVSPERVMTNAHVVAGTRRLSVSAPSGQQLPARVVLFDSSNDIAVLDVPGLTAPALKFTDKEASPGDDAIVLGYPEAGPFAVNPVRVREVINLSGPDIYRTGRILREVYTVRGQIRQGNSGGPMINSEGEVLGVVFGAAEDTADQTGFVLTAKQVQSNFTDSENRSSRVSTESCVHA from the coding sequence GTGAGCGGATCCGGATGGGTTGATCTCATCGTCGTGGTGATCGCCCTGTTGGCTGCGGCCAGTGGGTACCGCCAGGGCGCGGTCGCCTCGGCGCTGGCGTTCCTGGGAGTGATCCTGGGTGCGGTCGCAGGCATCCTGCTTGCGCCGCACATCATCTCGAGGTTCGACGACAGCACTATGCGACTCTTGGTCGGCGTGGTCCTGCTGGTCGCGTTGATCATCGTCGGCGAGGTGTCGGGAATGGTCCTCGGCCGGGCGGCGCGCAGCGGCATCCGGTCGCGCGGCGTACGCCGCGTCGACAGCGTCATCGGCTCGGTTCTCCAGGTGATCGCCGTCCTGGTCGCAGCATGGCTGCTCGCGATCCCGTTGAGCAGTTCCACCGAGACCCAGCTCTCGACGGCCGTCCGCGGTTCCAAGGTGCTCGGTGGCGTCGACGTGTTCGCGCCGCAGTGGCTGCGTGATCTGCCGAGGGACTTCAGTGCGCTGCTGGACAATTCCGGTTTGCCGCAGGTGATCGGACCGTTCGGACGGACTCCCGTCGTCAACGTCGGTCCACCCGATCCCTCTGTGGTGCAGCTGCCCGTCGTGAACCAGACGCGTCCCAGCGTGATGAAGATCGAAGGGACCGCACCGAGTTGTCGACAGGCCCTCGAGGGCAGTGGATTCGTGGTGTCGCCGGAACGTGTGATGACCAACGCCCACGTGGTCGCGGGCACGCGCCGTCTCAGTGTCTCCGCCCCGAGCGGACAGCAATTGCCCGCCCGGGTGGTGCTCTTCGACAGCAGCAACGACATCGCGGTACTCGACGTCCCGGGATTGACCGCGCCTGCACTGAAATTCACCGACAAGGAGGCCTCGCCCGGCGACGATGCGATCGTGCTGGGCTATCCCGAGGCGGGACCGTTCGCGGTGAACCCCGTGCGGGTGCGCGAGGTCATCAACCTGTCCGGTCCCGACATCTACCGAACCGGAAGGATCCTGCGTGAGGTCTACACCGTCCGCGGTCAGATCCGTCAGGGAAATTCGGGCGGCCCGATGATCAACTCGGAGGGCGAGGTGCTCGGCGTCGTCTTCGGCGCTGCCGAGGACACCGCGGACCAGACCGGGTTCGTGTTGACCGCCAAGCAGGTTCAGTCGAATTTCACCGACTCGGAGAACCGGTCGTCGCGGGTGAGCACCGAGTCCTGCGTCCACGCGTGA
- a CDS encoding alpha/beta hydrolase, with protein sequence MAVPPDPSSVRVPGNWHHFDVRANGVRFHAVESDGRWLADRPLVLLLHGFGEFWWSWRHQIAALTEAGYRAVAVDLRGYGDSDKPPRGYDGWSLAGDTNGLVRALGHSEATLVGHADGGLVCWATATLHPRVVNRIAVIASPHPRALRRGVLRDRRQRSAFLTGFLRNQLPRTGERRLTRRDGAYIEQYFRERAADTWQQTDEFAEAVERNRSAVQIPYVAHCSLEYQRWAFRSQFRPDGVRFMDLMNQRLHIPVLALRGREDPYILDHLMTASGRWAAHMDYRHIDDSGHFAHQERPDQVNERLVELLTRDLG encoded by the coding sequence TTGGCGGTCCCGCCTGACCCGTCGAGCGTCCGGGTTCCCGGAAACTGGCATCACTTCGACGTCCGGGCGAACGGGGTCCGCTTTCACGCTGTCGAGTCGGACGGACGTTGGCTGGCCGACCGCCCCCTGGTCCTGCTGCTGCACGGATTCGGGGAGTTCTGGTGGAGCTGGCGACACCAGATCGCCGCGCTGACCGAAGCCGGCTACCGCGCCGTTGCCGTCGATCTCCGCGGCTACGGCGACTCCGACAAGCCGCCTCGCGGTTATGACGGCTGGTCGCTCGCCGGCGACACCAATGGACTGGTCCGCGCCCTGGGGCACTCGGAGGCCACGCTCGTCGGGCACGCCGACGGCGGCCTCGTCTGCTGGGCGACGGCCACCCTGCATCCGCGGGTGGTGAACCGGATCGCCGTCATCGCGTCACCACACCCGCGTGCGCTGCGTCGGGGTGTGCTGCGCGACCGCCGCCAACGATCGGCCTTTCTCACCGGCTTCCTGCGAAATCAGTTGCCGCGAACCGGCGAACGACGACTGACACGACGCGACGGTGCCTACATCGAGCAGTACTTCCGCGAGCGCGCCGCCGACACCTGGCAGCAGACCGACGAGTTCGCGGAGGCCGTCGAACGGAACCGGTCGGCGGTCCAGATCCCCTACGTCGCGCACTGCAGCCTGGAGTACCAGCGTTGGGCGTTCCGGTCGCAGTTCCGTCCCGACGGCGTGCGTTTCATGGACCTGATGAATCAGCGGCTGCACATTCCAGTTCTCGCGCTGCGCGGCCGGGAGGATCCGTACATCCTCGATCACCTGATGACCGCCAGCGGCCGATGGGCCGCGCACATGGACTACCGGCACATCGACGACAGCGGCCACTTCGCGCACCAGGAACGACCAGATCAGGTCAACGAGCGGCTGGTGGAGTTGCTCACGCGCGACCTCGGGTGA
- a CDS encoding phage holin family protein: MSRNEHGQPAEGTGSVPSIPLSDPTLGRHGEPSIGNLVKDATANVSTLFRSEVALAKAELVGEAKKAGAGTGLLVVAGVMALYSSFFFFFFLAELLDNWMPRWLAFLIVFLILVLITIVMAFVGYILFRKIRGPKKTIESVREVPTVLPGKHSADSPAASPTRTGDHPEIPRAHDPGRG, translated from the coding sequence GTGAGCCGCAACGAGCACGGCCAACCCGCAGAAGGCACCGGATCGGTCCCGTCCATCCCGCTGTCGGACCCCACGTTGGGTCGCCACGGCGAGCCCAGCATCGGGAATCTGGTGAAGGACGCCACCGCGAACGTGTCCACGCTGTTCCGGTCCGAGGTGGCGCTGGCGAAGGCCGAACTCGTCGGGGAGGCGAAGAAGGCGGGCGCCGGCACGGGTCTGCTGGTGGTCGCCGGGGTGATGGCCCTCTATTCGAGTTTCTTCTTCTTCTTCTTTCTCGCCGAACTGCTGGACAACTGGATGCCCCGTTGGCTGGCCTTCCTGATCGTCTTCCTGATCCTGGTGCTGATCACCATCGTCATGGCGTTCGTCGGCTACATACTCTTCCGCAAGATCAGAGGACCGAAGAAGACGATCGAATCGGTCCGGGAGGTGCCGACCGTGCTGCCCGGGAAGCATTCCGCCGACAGCCCCGCTGCGTCGCCGACACGAACCGGCGACCATCCCGAGATCCCGCGCGCGCACGACCCCGGGCGGGGATGA
- a CDS encoding MerR family transcriptional regulator, which yields MLIGEVSQRSGVSTRMLRHYDRLGLVSPAGRTAGGYREYTTDDIARLFRVEGLRSLGLSLAEVRRLLDAPDSSDPGALIGDLVEQSRRRLAREEELLALLRRIAASTPADWGDVLRAVRLMHDLDSDSAGVRYGAALAAMGHRLSSEAVADAVLAESDPNVSGALTWALAASGDESGAAVLAVGLRSDDADVRRRAVSAVAEMTGPAVTGMLRGALTDTDAVVRSRAALALGSRGDQAVVPSLIEMVVAGPNDVEAADLLRDLAADSGTADQLATDLGRLLDDPAVPPAARSRLAQALVEMPGDAAADILARLVDDDDPAVAAVAKMRHHRA from the coding sequence ATGCTGATCGGTGAGGTGTCGCAGCGCTCCGGTGTGAGCACCCGGATGCTGCGGCACTACGACCGGCTCGGGCTGGTGTCGCCCGCAGGCCGCACCGCAGGTGGCTATCGCGAGTACACGACGGACGACATCGCACGGCTGTTCCGCGTGGAGGGTCTACGGTCGCTCGGGTTGTCGCTGGCGGAGGTGCGACGCCTGCTGGACGCACCCGATTCTTCGGATCCGGGCGCGTTGATCGGCGACCTCGTCGAGCAGTCGCGTCGACGCCTTGCCCGTGAGGAGGAGTTGCTCGCACTGCTGAGGCGCATCGCGGCATCCACCCCGGCCGACTGGGGAGACGTTCTGCGCGCGGTGCGGCTGATGCACGACCTCGATTCGGATTCCGCGGGCGTTCGCTATGGCGCCGCTCTGGCGGCGATGGGCCACCGACTCTCGTCCGAAGCCGTCGCCGACGCCGTGCTGGCCGAATCGGACCCGAACGTCTCCGGCGCGTTGACCTGGGCATTGGCCGCGAGCGGGGACGAGTCGGGCGCCGCCGTCCTGGCCGTGGGCCTGCGGTCCGACGATGCGGACGTACGACGGCGAGCGGTGTCGGCGGTCGCCGAGATGACCGGTCCCGCGGTGACCGGCATGCTTCGCGGCGCGCTCACCGACACCGACGCCGTAGTCCGCAGCCGCGCCGCACTGGCGCTCGGATCTCGCGGCGACCAGGCGGTGGTGCCTTCGCTCATCGAGATGGTGGTCGCGGGCCCCAACGATGTCGAGGCCGCCGACCTGCTCCGCGACCTGGCAGCCGATTCCGGCACCGCCGATCAGCTCGCGACCGACCTGGGCAGGTTGCTCGACGACCCCGCGGTACCGCCTGCCGCGCGGAGCCGCCTCGCCCAAGCGCTGGTGGAGATGCCGGGCGACGCGGCCGCGGACATTCTCGCTCGATTGGTCGACGACGACGACCCGGCAGTCGCGGCCGTCGCAAAGATGCGGCATCACCGGGCGTGA